In Thermanaerovibrio velox DSM 12556, the genomic stretch CCACTGCCTTTGTCCTCTCGCCACAATTCGATACGATCCGGTCAATCGGCAGGGAGAAGTCCTCCAGGAGGGGGACAAAATCACACTCCCCTCCAGCAGCCGCAACGCTAAGGGCATATACAGGGTATGTGGGCTGGGGAATCACCACCCTATCCCCCACCTCTACCAGGGCCTGGAAAAGCGTGCATAAAACCCCTTCGGTACCTCCTCCTACCACTACTTCTGCTGGAGATACCCCTAAATGCTTAGAGAGGGCTCTTTTAAGCAGATAGGCCTCTGGATCAGGGTAGCGCTGAACTTCCCCGCTGGCCTTTAGGATCGCTTGTATTACCTCTTCTGGGAGTGGCCATGGGTTCTCGTTGGAGCATAGCCTCACTGCATCGCTGAGCCCATAAATCCGCTTGATCTCATCAACCGGCTTGCCAGGCCTGTATTGGTTAACCCACCGCAGGTAGCTCCTAGGAAGCTCATCCATCCAGGACACCTCGACACCCCCATATACAGCGTGATTTTAACGTCCCAACCTTAGCAGTTGTGGAAGATTAGTCCTCCTTGGTAACTATTACCTTGCCACCAAGGGCTCTTAGCTTCTCGACTATCCCCTCATAACCTCTCCATATGTGCTCAAGGTCGCAGACCACAGTCTCATCCTCCGCCGCAAGGCCCATCAGCACCAACGCGGCACCAGCCCTAAGATCCGTAGCGTGAACCTCTGCCCCAAAGAGCTTGTTAACCCCTGCCACAATTGCAGTGTTCCCCTGCAAGTCTATCCTAGCGCCCATCCTTTTAAACTCACTGACGTGCAAAAATCGGGACTCAAAAACACTCTCATGTATCACGCTGGTGCCGTTGGCCAAGCACATGGTAGCCATCATCTGAGGCTGAAGATCTGTGGGGAAACCAGGGTATGGGAGCGTCTTAAGAGAAACCGATCGATATTGGCTGGGATAAACAGTAACGGCGTCATCTCGAACCTCTATCTCCACTCCAGCCTCCTCTAGTTTAGAACAGAGGGAATCTATATGTTCAGGTACAACATCCCTTACAGTGACCTTCCCCTTTGTTATGACCCCAGCCAACAGATAGGTGCTTGCCTCTATCCTATCGGGTATTACGCTAACCCTAGCATCTCCTAGCTCCCTAGCACCTTTTATCCTTATGGTGCCAGATCCTTCCCCCTCGATGAACACCCCCATGGCTCTAAGGGCATGGGCCAGGTTGACTACCTCTGGTTCTCGAGCAGCGTTCTCTAATATGGTCTCCCCTTCAACCAGGGATGCGGCCATCATAAGGTTCTCCGTGGCTCCAACGGAAGGAAAATCAAAATATATCCTGGCCGGCTTAAGCCCCGATGACCTCCCATGAAAAGCCCCCTGGACCAACTCAAAATTGGTCCCCATCTTGGATAGACCCCTTATATGAAAGTCTATCGGCCGACTCCCTATGGCACATCCACCCGGTAAGGGCAAAACTGCTCTCCCACACCTAGCTATGAGTGGGCCCAAAACCAGGGAAGAAGCCCTCATCTTGCGAACAAGAGACGGGGGAGTCTCCCATCCTATCTCCTCTGGAACGTCCAGTGTCATCCTATGGTCCCTGAACTCCACCTTGACCCCCAAATGACTTAGAAGGTCCGCCATTGTATGTATATCGTGTAAATCAGGTACCCTATCTATAGTGAGCCTTTTCCCCTTGAGCAGCAACGAAGCCGCCATGATGGGAAGCGCGGCGTTCTTTGCACCCTGAGCAGTAAGCACCCCGTTCAACGGTGCTCCACCCCTTATTACCAGCTTTTCCCTCTCTGTCCCATAGGGTAGATCCTTATCCTTCATGATCCTGCGTTAACCCCCAAAAGATTTTCTTATGTCTTCAAAGAACCAGATCACGTTCAATTTCTTAATATATTAAATAAAGATTGGATTGTTGACGAACTTGCATATAACCTCGGCTATCAGCCTGGAGGCCCTTCCATCACCGAAGGGGGACCCCATCGAAGCGGGCAAGGCCTTCCTACCCTCCAATATTTCTAAAGCGTTAGAGACGATCCGCTCCCTAGACGTTCCAACCAAAAAACCTACCCCAGCTTCAAGGACCTCCGGACGCTCCGTAACATCCCTAAGGATCAGGACCGGCTTTTTAAGTCCCGAAGCTTCCTCTTGAACTCCTCCACTATCGCTTAACATAAACAGGCACTTATCCATGGCCCAAACGAAATCCGGGTAATCAAGGGGATCACATAGTAACACCCTGTCATGATCGCCCAGAACTTCACGCCAAACGGCTCTAACGTCCGGATTCCTGTGCATTGGAACTAGCAACATCAAGTCCTCATCCATTGATAGAATGTCCCTAAGGGCCAACGCTATCTCCCTCATAGGTTCACCCCAGGACTCTCTTCTATGGGCCGTAACAAGGAGAAATCGTTTGCCCTCAAAGGCCATGAGGTCTTCCCGAGAGGGCCTGGCCATCTTATCCCTCATCCATATCAAGGCATCTATAACTGTGTTACCCGTGACCCAAATTCGCTCCTCCCCAATGCCCTCCCTTAACAGATTATCCTTCGACTTTCCTGTAGGGGCAAAATAAAGGGAAGAGATCCTATCGGTAACCACCCGGTTCATCTCCTCCGGGAAGGGACGGCTCATGTCACCGCTTCTAAGCCCCGCCTCTACATGAGCCACCGGGATATGGCGATAGAAGGCCGCCAAGGCGGAGGCCATTGTAGTGGTGGTATCTCCATGAACCAAGACCACATTGGGCCTTATCTCATCAAAAAACTCCCCCACCCCACATAGCACAGAAGAGGTAACGTAATCCAAAGACTGGCGCTCCTTCATTACCTTAAGATCATGGTCAGGGCTGAGCCCAAAGGGCTCCAAAGCCTGGTACAGCATCTGGGAATGCTGCCCTGTAGCCAGCAAAACCACATTAAGAGAATTTTCTTCCCTGAGAGCCATAACCACTGGCGCCATCTTTATGGCCTCTGGCCTTGTACCCACCACGCAAACTACCGTCTTCCTTCCATCATCAACGGCCAACTCTATACCCCCATACATGCTAACATCTAGCCCCGCCTACAAGGAGGAGCATACCCGCAACAACCAGGGATAGATGAACACACACTAAAACAGCCAATACCTTAATCTTACCAAGTCCCATGTCCAAAAGCCGGTGATGTCCATGGGTCCTATCTGGTAGAAACGGTGACGCACCCCGCAGGATCCTCCCAAACATGACCGACAAGGTATCCACCACGGGTAGTCCGCCGAGCAGGAACAGGGTTATACATAACCTAACCACCCCGAACTTGGCTAGGATTTCTCCCGCATCCCACAACATCAAGCTGCCACACAGAAACCCCAAAAGCGTACTACCCCCATCCCCCAAAAAGGTCTTAGCCTTAGGGAAGTTCCAAAGCATAACCCCCAATACG encodes the following:
- the murA gene encoding UDP-N-acetylglucosamine 1-carboxyvinyltransferase gives rise to the protein MKDKDLPYGTEREKLVIRGGAPLNGVLTAQGAKNAALPIMAASLLLKGKRLTIDRVPDLHDIHTMADLLSHLGVKVEFRDHRMTLDVPEEIGWETPPSLVRKMRASSLVLGPLIARCGRAVLPLPGGCAIGSRPIDFHIRGLSKMGTNFELVQGAFHGRSSGLKPARIYFDFPSVGATENLMMAASLVEGETILENAAREPEVVNLAHALRAMGVFIEGEGSGTIRIKGARELGDARVSVIPDRIEASTYLLAGVITKGKVTVRDVVPEHIDSLCSKLEEAGVEIEVRDDAVTVYPSQYRSVSLKTLPYPGFPTDLQPQMMATMCLANGTSVIHESVFESRFLHVSEFKRMGARIDLQGNTAIVAGVNKLFGAEVHATDLRAGAALVLMGLAAEDETVVCDLEHIWRGYEGIVEKLRALGGKVIVTKED
- the wecB gene encoding non-hydrolyzing UDP-N-acetylglucosamine 2-epimerase, encoding MAVDDGRKTVVCVVGTRPEAIKMAPVVMALREENSLNVVLLATGQHSQMLYQALEPFGLSPDHDLKVMKERQSLDYVTSSVLCGVGEFFDEIRPNVVLVHGDTTTTMASALAAFYRHIPVAHVEAGLRSGDMSRPFPEEMNRVVTDRISSLYFAPTGKSKDNLLREGIGEERIWVTGNTVIDALIWMRDKMARPSREDLMAFEGKRFLLVTAHRRESWGEPMREIALALRDILSMDEDLMLLVPMHRNPDVRAVWREVLGDHDRVLLCDPLDYPDFVWAMDKCLFMLSDSGGVQEEASGLKKPVLILRDVTERPEVLEAGVGFLVGTSRERIVSNALEILEGRKALPASMGSPFGDGRASRLIAEVICKFVNNPIFI